Proteins from a single region of Candidatus Binatia bacterium:
- a CDS encoding aminotransferase class I/II-fold pyridoxal phosphate-dependent enzyme, producing the protein MELKPFLLEQWLANFEQEIKYNLGASTGPHWTVDELLGLAGEDARRRMSALALTYGPPAGNASLRTAIADFQGVSPECVQAVTGAAEALLILFWLAAEPGANVIVPAPGYPAFSALPLSLGLETRYYRFLKERGFEVEVEEIKALADGKTKLILVSNPHSPTGAILTDAQMDHLHTFTSDRGIQLVSDEVYHPIHHSKKVQSAARLPRATVINDFSKAFSLPGLRMGWIIEHDAQRRERYWNARAFSTVCSSSLGEFLAEIAANNRIAIIGRAQEVTSRNLRALTEFMHENESVFGWIPPRGGMVGFPWMKDGQNARAFCLAAAGEGVLLTPGDVYDQPEHFRIGMGVSGDAFLEAIKHLERLVGHWRSARENRSRHAVV; encoded by the coding sequence ATAAAGTATAACCTTGGCGCCAGTACGGGCCCGCACTGGACCGTCGACGAACTCCTTGGTCTCGCCGGTGAGGACGCTCGTCGGCGAATGTCCGCGTTGGCCCTTACCTATGGTCCGCCAGCCGGTAATGCGAGTCTGCGAACGGCAATTGCCGACTTCCAAGGCGTGAGTCCGGAGTGCGTACAGGCCGTCACCGGCGCAGCGGAGGCACTACTCATTCTGTTCTGGCTCGCCGCCGAGCCTGGGGCAAATGTTATCGTGCCCGCGCCGGGCTATCCCGCCTTCTCGGCGCTGCCTCTGTCGCTCGGTTTAGAAACGCGGTACTACCGATTTTTAAAAGAGCGCGGCTTTGAGGTGGAGGTCGAGGAGATTAAAGCACTTGCCGACGGAAAGACTAAACTCATTCTCGTCAGCAACCCACATAGTCCGACCGGTGCAATTCTGACCGACGCTCAGATGGACCATCTTCACACATTTACTTCAGATCGCGGAATCCAACTCGTCAGCGATGAGGTCTACCATCCGATCCACCATAGCAAGAAAGTCCAATCGGCGGCGAGGCTACCAAGGGCGACGGTTATTAATGACTTTTCCAAAGCATTCTCGCTACCGGGCTTGCGAATGGGCTGGATAATCGAGCACGATGCTCAGCGACGCGAGCGTTACTGGAACGCGAGAGCGTTTTCTACTGTTTGCAGCAGCTCACTGGGAGAGTTTCTCGCTGAGATCGCTGCGAACAACCGAATAGCGATCATCGGCAGAGCTCAAGAAGTCACCAGTCGAAACCTTCGCGCGCTTACGGAATTTATGCATGAAAACGAATCCGTATTTGGATGGATTCCTCCTCGAGGAGGAATGGTCGGCTTCCCTTGGATGAAGGATGGTCAGAACGCGAGGGCCTTTTGTCTCGCAGCCGCGGGCGAAGGGGTGTTGTTGACGCCGGGAGATGTTTACGATCAACCCGAGCACTTTAGAATCGGCATGGGCGTAAGCGGAGATGCGTTTCTCGAGGCAATCAAGCACTTAGAGCGTTTAGTGGGCCATTGGAGATCCGCAAGAGAGAATCGCAGTCGCCACGCCGTCGTTTAG
- a CDS encoding NIPSNAP family protein — MNDSPAESQFNGVITEIRMYRIKAGRGEEFLRCFDTSVAPLLRSKGIAVVGPFCDIENGDTIVWLRTFPSLEDRERMLDDFYASDEWRSGLKEITGDLIEDQSHAIVLLPARVLSDRRDIE; from the coding sequence ATGAATGACAGTCCCGCAGAGTCACAGTTCAATGGGGTAATCACTGAGATCCGCATGTATCGAATCAAAGCGGGTCGCGGCGAGGAGTTTCTACGATGCTTTGATACCAGCGTAGCGCCGCTACTGCGCTCGAAGGGAATAGCGGTTGTCGGTCCATTTTGCGACATTGAGAACGGCGATACGATAGTTTGGCTTCGTACGTTTCCTTCGCTCGAGGATCGCGAGCGTATGTTGGACGACTTTTATGCGAGCGATGAATGGAGAAGCGGTCTAAAAGAAATCACGGGAGATCTGATCGAAGACCAAAGCCACGCCATCGTGCTTCTACCCGCGAGGGTGTTGAGTGACCGCCGAGACATCGAATAA
- a CDS encoding 2-hydroxychromene-2-carboxylate isomerase has product MTAETSNKLEFWFEFASTYSYIAAMRIEDLCRQRGVDLMWKPFALGPIFKMQGWEDSPFNLNPRRGSYMWRDMERLTAKDNLAWRKPSVFPRNSTLATRFACAAETQTWCGDFIRRVFVANFGEDADIGDSSILQALLNEVGAPKGFSEYATSQGCHGLLRRNTEAAIDLGIFGAPNCVVGGELFWGEETLNDALDWAVSHRT; this is encoded by the coding sequence GTGACCGCCGAGACATCGAATAAGCTTGAGTTCTGGTTCGAGTTTGCGAGCACCTATTCGTACATAGCGGCTATGCGTATCGAGGATCTATGCAGGCAGCGTGGCGTGGATCTCATGTGGAAACCCTTCGCCTTGGGTCCAATATTTAAGATGCAAGGCTGGGAAGACTCGCCATTCAATCTGAACCCGCGCCGAGGATCCTATATGTGGCGCGATATGGAGCGCCTTACGGCAAAGGACAACCTGGCTTGGCGCAAGCCTTCGGTTTTCCCTAGGAACTCCACGCTGGCTACACGCTTTGCCTGTGCTGCTGAAACACAGACGTGGTGCGGAGATTTCATCCGAAGGGTGTTTGTTGCGAATTTTGGCGAGGACGCCGACATCGGCGATTCGTCGATCCTGCAGGCCTTGCTTAACGAAGTCGGAGCGCCGAAAGGCTTTTCCGAGTACGCTACCTCTCAAGGATGCCACGGGCTGCTTAGACGTAATACCGAAGCCGCAATTGATTTGGGCATATTCGGAGCGCCCAACTGCGTTGTCGGCGGAGAGCTGTTTTGGGGCGAGGAGACATTGAACGACGCGCTAGACTGGGCCGTCAGCCACCGCACTTAA
- a CDS encoding RraA family protein, with protein sequence MGIDLSTANLADACLRVGARPRCIALRSLIEGTRIAGRAVTVRHVGSVDVFLEAIGRAPRGAILVIDNGGRLDEACIGDLVVVEAQAAGLSGIVVWGLHRDSRELRELRMPVFSLGAIANGPLRLDPRVEPTFGEAQITDFLVTDGDAVVADDDGALFFPLERYDEIVAAAIGVRDVENEQALRVKAGASLRDQFEFAAYLERRRSDPDRTFRDHLRDLKAEIEV encoded by the coding sequence ATGGGAATCGACCTATCGACTGCAAATCTTGCCGATGCGTGCTTGCGGGTGGGCGCCCGTCCGCGCTGCATCGCGCTGCGCTCGCTGATCGAAGGCACGCGCATCGCGGGCCGGGCCGTTACGGTGCGTCACGTGGGCAGCGTTGACGTCTTTCTCGAAGCGATCGGTCGGGCGCCCCGCGGTGCGATCCTCGTGATCGATAACGGCGGACGGCTTGACGAGGCGTGCATCGGAGATCTCGTGGTCGTCGAGGCACAGGCCGCCGGACTGAGTGGTATCGTCGTTTGGGGGCTGCATCGCGATTCGCGCGAACTGCGTGAGCTGCGAATGCCGGTCTTCAGTCTCGGTGCCATCGCCAACGGTCCGCTGCGCCTTGATCCGCGCGTGGAGCCGACGTTCGGCGAAGCGCAGATAACTGATTTTCTCGTCACCGACGGCGACGCCGTCGTCGCTGACGACGACGGCGCGCTGTTCTTTCCCCTCGAACGCTACGACGAAATTGTCGCCGCCGCGATCGGCGTTCGGGACGTCGAAAACGAACAAGCGCTGCGCGTCAAAGCTGGCGCGTCACTGCGGGATCAATTCGAGTTCGCAGCCTATCTCGAGCGCCGCCGGTCGGATCCGGATCGCACCTTCCGAGACCACTTACGCGATCTCAAAGCCGAGATCGAGGTGTGA
- a CDS encoding sulfatase-like hydrolase/transferase produces the protein MKEVESKATVVTRRDVLVGASTLAATALGLPSVAEASPSAQPAEHQVVRKGPPKKPPYNIVFIIVDQQTHQLLGGPEYTLPGTGRIARNGVAFVNHYIASAQCSPSRATFLTGRPPQYHHVIDQMQFDFVPTLNPSIPNMGSVLKGLGYKTAYFGKFEMDKSILNPEPNINYSTVAQPYGFDVFSAGGDIGSAPLSGFENDSFIAGESVRWLRNAALQSRNHGQPFFMVAAFVNPHDIMYGDANVPGEPEVQKPVAPSATPPPPPNSIYEKKWPLTLAPSLAESLSAHGMPEALSEYKKGWDGWSGTIPTNRTDMWTIFYNYYLNTIQDNERNVKQLVDVFDEMDLWRDTVVIFTADHGEMGGSHGGLKGKGPFIYEQNAHVPMFIAHPLGATGATCRALTSHLDLLPTFVGLTGVPEEKQAAVVKGLAGRDFSKLLTNPGAAKVDEVRQGVLYNYMGLGTVDAQYLQAVMASQMLNTTPQPSISQAKLTKRGLVSFAFDGRYKFGRYYAPTAFNTPITLEEILRDNDVQLFDLHNDPHEVHNLALEPEKNRETILRMNRLLNDLIAAEVGVNNGAFLKPLLAGGSLAPE, from the coding sequence ATGAAAGAAGTCGAGTCCAAGGCTACTGTTGTTACGCGTCGTGACGTTCTGGTCGGAGCATCCACTCTGGCCGCCACCGCCCTCGGATTACCTAGTGTCGCAGAGGCATCGCCGTCCGCGCAACCAGCCGAACATCAGGTCGTGCGAAAGGGGCCGCCCAAAAAGCCGCCCTATAACATCGTCTTCATTATCGTCGATCAGCAGACCCATCAACTTCTTGGCGGACCCGAATATACGCTACCGGGTACCGGCAGAATCGCGCGCAACGGCGTTGCCTTTGTCAACCATTACATCGCCTCGGCACAGTGCTCGCCGTCGCGTGCGACCTTCCTGACGGGTCGACCTCCGCAATATCACCACGTCATCGATCAGATGCAGTTCGACTTCGTCCCAACGCTTAATCCGAGCATTCCCAACATGGGTTCGGTCCTAAAAGGGCTCGGATACAAGACCGCCTACTTTGGCAAGTTCGAGATGGACAAGAGCATTCTGAACCCCGAACCAAACATAAACTATAGCACGGTTGCTCAACCCTATGGTTTCGACGTTTTCAGCGCCGGCGGCGATATCGGTAGCGCTCCCTTGAGCGGTTTTGAGAACGATTCATTCATCGCAGGCGAAAGCGTCCGCTGGCTGCGCAACGCGGCGTTGCAATCGCGTAACCACGGTCAGCCATTTTTCATGGTTGCGGCCTTCGTCAACCCGCACGACATCATGTATGGCGACGCCAACGTTCCTGGCGAGCCAGAGGTTCAGAAACCCGTGGCGCCATCGGCGACGCCGCCGCCGCCACCAAATTCCATCTACGAAAAGAAATGGCCGCTGACGTTGGCGCCCAGCCTTGCGGAGTCATTGAGTGCACACGGAATGCCCGAAGCGCTCTCGGAATACAAGAAGGGCTGGGACGGATGGTCCGGCACGATCCCGACCAATCGTACCGACATGTGGACGATCTTCTACAACTATTATTTGAACACAATTCAGGACAACGAACGCAACGTCAAGCAACTCGTCGACGTTTTCGATGAAATGGATTTGTGGCGCGACACGGTCGTGATCTTTACGGCCGATCACGGCGAAATGGGCGGCTCACACGGCGGCCTCAAAGGGAAAGGGCCGTTCATCTATGAGCAAAACGCTCACGTGCCGATGTTTATCGCGCATCCCCTTGGCGCGACCGGCGCGACGTGCAGGGCACTTACGAGCCACCTAGATTTGCTGCCGACATTCGTCGGACTCACCGGGGTGCCGGAAGAGAAGCAGGCAGCGGTCGTCAAAGGGCTCGCCGGACGCGACTTCTCAAAACTACTGACGAATCCGGGCGCAGCCAAGGTTGACGAGGTGCGCCAGGGCGTACTCTACAATTACATGGGGCTTGGTACGGTCGATGCCCAGTATCTCCAGGCCGTGATGGCCTCGCAAATGCTGAATACCACGCCGCAGCCCTCCATATCACAGGCGAAATTGACAAAGCGCGGACTCGTTTCGTTCGCATTCGACGGACGGTACAAATTCGGCCGCTACTACGCACCGACCGCCTTTAATACTCCAATCACGCTTGAGGAAATCCTCAGAGACAACGACGTGCAGCTCTTCGATCTGCATAACGATCCGCATGAAGTGCACAATTTGGCGCTAGAGCCGGAGAAAAACCGGGAGACGATTCTGCGGATGAACCGGCTGCTCAACGACCTCATCGCGGCGGAAGTGGGCGTCAACAACGGTGCGTTTCTTAAGCCGCTTCTCGCAGGAGGCTCGCTGGCTCCGGAATGA
- a CDS encoding adenylate/guanylate cyclase domain-containing protein, whose amino-acid sequence MLPTGTVTFLFSDIEGSTQRWESHREAMDVALKRHDAHLRAAIEGHGGHVFKTVGDAFCGVFARASDGIAACVDAQRSLGAEDFSAVEGLRVRCALHTGEAVERNGDYFGPAVNRVARLMSIGYGGQILVSGVTRDIAHSALPAGTVLVDLGSHRLKDLTEAEHVWQLNVAGLQAEFAPLRSLDALLNNLPISLTTFVGRKRDVAAVEELLGRHRLLTLVGSGGLGKTRLALQVAAELLDRFPDGVWFADLAPITDPELVSSVVAQSVGMSQESRRLDEAIPQWLKRKKLLLILDNCEHVLETAATLASSIVRAASSVSILATSRQALDIAGEVVHRLPALSVPAETAGLKTDEAFRYGAVALFADRAYRADTRFAVTDDNAPVIADICRRLDGIPLAIELAAARVKALSIPQLAKRLDERFRILTGGSRDALPRQRTLSALIDWSYDLLAAPEQLLFARLGIFAGGFGLDAAASVCAGTELDELDILDLLASLTDKSLVVSDTSGDQDRYRLLESTAAYALEKLRALDEQDGRSRRHAEYFRDQAAAAEERRGIGSAFAWLAGVELELDNYRAALEWTLTQNSDAVMGGAITGALLGFWADGGLTAEGRYWIGLALERLSEAEQPRIVARLHFALGVLSSGKRRYDEAQRALKLYESLGDAGRAARAQRTLAFALYQMGERLDEATMAIVQALATSRECGDKSNVADCLNVYASLEFSRGDLSRAEELYFQALAAYRALEDEAGTAIALGNIAELEFAEGRAERALGYVTEALELASHGKNAESIATYHANSAAYRIALGDLGGARKEAREGLRLARQAEIQMAVVILLEHLAVLSALNGDRRSAARLVGYVNVQCSELGLERASTEQQGHDKLVEAMRETLSEHEIAKLEAEGATWTEDQAVEEALKV is encoded by the coding sequence ATGCTCCCAACTGGGACGGTGACCTTTCTTTTCTCCGATATCGAAGGTTCCACGCAGCGCTGGGAGTCACACCGCGAGGCGATGGATGTCGCGCTAAAGCGCCACGACGCGCATCTGCGCGCCGCGATAGAAGGGCACGGCGGTCATGTCTTCAAGACCGTCGGCGACGCCTTTTGCGGCGTCTTTGCACGCGCATCCGATGGGATTGCTGCTTGTGTCGACGCGCAGCGCTCGCTCGGCGCCGAAGATTTCTCGGCAGTTGAAGGCTTGCGGGTGCGCTGTGCGCTGCATACGGGCGAAGCGGTCGAGCGAAACGGTGATTACTTTGGGCCGGCCGTTAACCGCGTCGCGAGGCTCATGTCCATCGGCTACGGGGGCCAAATACTGGTGTCGGGCGTTACGAGAGATATCGCGCATAGCGCATTGCCCGCCGGTACGGTGCTTGTCGATCTCGGCTCGCACCGGCTCAAGGACCTTACCGAGGCCGAGCACGTATGGCAGCTCAACGTCGCCGGTTTGCAGGCCGAGTTTGCACCCCTGCGTTCGCTCGATGCGTTGCTCAATAACCTTCCGATTTCGCTAACCACATTCGTCGGCCGCAAGCGCGACGTCGCGGCGGTCGAAGAACTGCTCGGGCGCCACCGTCTGCTCACGCTCGTCGGCTCCGGCGGCCTCGGCAAGACGCGCCTTGCCTTGCAAGTCGCTGCGGAGCTGCTCGATCGATTTCCCGACGGTGTCTGGTTTGCCGACCTAGCGCCGATCACCGATCCAGAGTTGGTCTCCAGCGTCGTCGCTCAGTCGGTGGGTATGAGCCAGGAAAGCCGCCGCCTCGACGAGGCGATTCCGCAGTGGCTCAAACGTAAGAAGCTTTTGCTGATTCTCGACAATTGCGAGCACGTCTTGGAGACCGCGGCGACGCTCGCATCCTCGATCGTTCGTGCTGCCTCGAGCGTCTCGATATTGGCCACGTCACGCCAGGCACTGGATATCGCGGGCGAGGTCGTGCATCGGCTTCCGGCACTTTCGGTGCCTGCCGAAACCGCCGGTTTGAAGACTGACGAAGCGTTCCGATACGGTGCGGTCGCACTCTTTGCCGATCGAGCCTATCGCGCCGACACGCGCTTTGCGGTCACCGATGACAACGCGCCCGTCATCGCCGATATCTGCCGCCGCCTCGACGGCATCCCGCTTGCGATCGAGCTCGCCGCCGCGCGCGTGAAAGCGCTCTCTATTCCGCAGCTCGCGAAACGGCTCGACGAACGCTTTAGAATTCTCACCGGAGGCAGTCGCGACGCTCTGCCGCGTCAGAGGACCCTGAGCGCGCTTATCGATTGGAGCTACGATTTGCTCGCGGCGCCGGAGCAACTGTTGTTCGCGCGCTTGGGCATCTTCGCAGGCGGCTTCGGCCTGGATGCCGCAGCGAGCGTCTGCGCCGGCACGGAGCTCGACGAGCTCGACATCTTGGATTTGCTCGCGTCGCTGACCGACAAGTCGCTGGTCGTCTCTGACACCAGCGGCGATCAGGACCGGTACCGCCTGCTCGAGTCGACCGCCGCCTACGCGCTCGAAAAGCTGCGCGCGTTAGACGAGCAGGACGGTCGCAGTCGCCGCCACGCCGAGTATTTCCGCGACCAGGCTGCAGCAGCCGAGGAACGCCGCGGCATAGGATCGGCGTTTGCGTGGCTCGCCGGGGTGGAGCTGGAGCTCGACAACTACCGGGCGGCACTTGAGTGGACGCTCACGCAAAACAGCGATGCCGTAATGGGCGGAGCAATAACCGGCGCATTGCTCGGGTTTTGGGCCGACGGCGGTCTGACGGCCGAAGGGCGTTATTGGATCGGGCTTGCACTCGAACGCCTGAGCGAAGCCGAACAGCCGCGAATCGTGGCACGCCTGCACTTCGCACTCGGGGTTCTTTCATCCGGAAAGCGGAGATACGATGAAGCGCAGCGTGCGCTGAAGCTGTACGAATCCTTGGGCGATGCCGGCCGGGCGGCTCGAGCGCAGCGGACCCTTGCGTTCGCTCTCTATCAGATGGGTGAGCGACTCGACGAGGCAACGATGGCGATCGTGCAGGCGCTTGCGACGTCGCGTGAGTGCGGGGACAAGTCGAACGTGGCAGATTGTCTCAACGTGTACGCGTCGCTCGAGTTTAGTCGCGGCGACCTATCCAGGGCTGAAGAGCTCTACTTTCAGGCGCTCGCAGCGTACAGGGCACTTGAGGATGAGGCGGGTACGGCGATCGCGCTGGGCAACATTGCCGAGCTGGAATTCGCGGAAGGTCGGGCGGAGCGGGCGTTGGGTTACGTAACCGAAGCGCTCGAGCTCGCATCTCACGGGAAGAACGCGGAAAGCATCGCAACGTACCACGCCAACAGCGCCGCATATCGCATCGCGCTCGGAGACCTCGGCGGAGCACGTAAAGAAGCTCGGGAGGGATTGCGCCTTGCGCGACAGGCAGAGATCCAAATGGCGGTCGTTATTTTGCTCGAGCATCTGGCCGTACTTTCGGCACTTAATGGCGACAGGCGATCCGCGGCGCGGCTGGTCGGGTACGTGAACGTGCAATGCAGCGAGCTTGGACTGGAACGTGCATCCACGGAGCAACAGGGCCACGACAAGCTCGTCGAGGCTATGCGCGAAACACTGAGCGAACACGAGATTGCAAAACTCGAGGCAGAAGGCGCTACGTGGACCGAAGATCAGGCGGTCGAAGAGGCGCTGAAAGTCTAG
- a CDS encoding MerR family transcriptional regulator has translation MNSTLSIGDFSRATHLSAKMLRHYHEIGLLKPADVDLNSGYRRYAAEQIVKAQIIRRFRDLEMPLEDIDIVLKAPDVDTRNRVIANHLARLESVLARTQETVASVRGLLDRRQDRSVPIDHRHVAATPAAVITDIVEKSDVVAWYRGAMGEVAATLTAQDISPAGPLGGIFDTELFTEDRGRVTIFLPCDPLPQPVGRVSTTVIPPAELATIVHRGSNTEVDRTYGALAAYVTQHALAVDGPIREYYLVGPADTRDESLWRTEIGWPIFQTRPAL, from the coding sequence ATGAACTCGACCCTCTCCATCGGCGACTTCTCCCGGGCCACGCACCTGAGTGCGAAGATGCTTCGTCACTACCACGAGATTGGGCTATTGAAGCCGGCTGACGTGGACCTGAACAGCGGGTACCGGCGCTACGCCGCAGAGCAGATCGTCAAGGCGCAGATTATCCGCCGCTTCCGCGACTTGGAGATGCCGCTTGAGGACATCGACATAGTCCTTAAGGCTCCCGACGTCGACACCCGCAACCGGGTGATCGCTAATCATCTTGCTCGCCTCGAGTCCGTCCTGGCTCGGACCCAAGAGACAGTCGCATCCGTGCGGGGGCTGCTGGATCGCCGCCAGGACAGAAGCGTGCCGATCGATCACCGGCATGTCGCAGCCACGCCGGCCGCCGTCATCACGGACATTGTTGAAAAATCCGACGTTGTCGCCTGGTATCGGGGAGCCATGGGCGAAGTGGCTGCCACGCTGACCGCCCAGGACATCTCGCCGGCCGGGCCCCTCGGGGGCATCTTCGACACGGAGCTCTTCACCGAGGACCGGGGACGGGTCACGATCTTTCTTCCGTGCGATCCGCTGCCACAGCCGGTTGGACGAGTCAGCACCACCGTGATCCCGCCGGCAGAGCTGGCAACGATCGTCCACCGCGGTTCCAACACCGAAGTCGACCGAACTTACGGTGCCCTCGCCGCTTATGTGACGCAGCACGCGCTTGCGGTCGACGGGCCGATTCGCGAGTATTACCTCGTCGGCCCCGCCGATACCCGAGACGAGTCGTTGTGGCGAACCGAAATTGGCTGGCCGATATTCCAAACCCGGCCCGCGCTTTAG
- a CDS encoding VOC family protein, which produces MDHVGIVVRDIDETVARAGATVDGRAVGERFVSDDIDLQVLMAGKSTLELIEVRNAGFGMPRLKDGETAVIGHFAIEVDDLDDAKAELTRRGVALEGETDTDAVRFIFTVPQTTFGVTVQLMDYKGRRQGV; this is translated from the coding sequence TTGGATCACGTCGGAATCGTCGTGCGCGATATCGACGAAACCGTCGCTCGGGCGGGCGCCACCGTTGACGGCAGAGCCGTTGGCGAGCGTTTTGTCTCCGACGACATCGACTTGCAAGTTCTCATGGCCGGCAAATCGACCTTGGAGTTGATCGAGGTCCGCAATGCGGGTTTCGGCATGCCGAGGCTCAAGGATGGCGAGACTGCGGTCATCGGCCATTTTGCGATTGAGGTCGACGACCTCGACGACGCCAAGGCCGAACTGACACGCCGAGGCGTCGCCTTGGAGGGCGAGACCGACACCGATGCGGTCCGCTTCATCTTCACGGTGCCACAGACGACGTTCGGCGTGACGGTGCAGCTCATGGATTACAAGGGCCGCCGACAGGGCGTGTGA
- a CDS encoding nuclear transport factor 2 family protein, translating to MTDLADNKRIVVDYYTTGFAGNPEKAAADYLTPGYIQHNPTVADGPDEFIRGVHLLRDRYPNMRLDIKRVIAEGDLVATHSHVDFEPGHPENPGGAFMDFFRLKDGKIVEHWDVIQEVPERSANSNGMF from the coding sequence GTGACGGATCTAGCAGACAACAAGCGGATCGTGGTCGATTACTACACGACGGGGTTCGCGGGAAATCCCGAGAAGGCGGCCGCCGACTACCTCACCCCAGGGTACATACAGCACAATCCGACAGTCGCAGACGGCCCCGACGAGTTCATCCGGGGCGTGCACCTGCTACGGGACCGGTACCCGAACATGAGGCTAGACATCAAGCGAGTCATCGCGGAGGGCGATCTCGTCGCAACCCATTCGCATGTCGATTTCGAACCCGGCCATCCAGAAAACCCGGGAGGAGCGTTTATGGACTTCTTCCGCCTCAAGGATGGCAAGATCGTCGAGCACTGGGATGTCATCCAGGAGGTACCTGAGAGATCTGCCAACAGCAACGGCATGTTCTGA